A genomic window from Plasmodium reichenowi strain SY57 chromosome 6, whole genome shotgun sequence includes:
- a CDS encoding mRNA binding PUM-HD domain protein-like protein (mRNA binding Pumilio-homology domain protein, putative) produces the protein MTKKVGKWKSKKSKDKVYYNKNGLHNIKKGRNKVNDDNNKNNIEKEKATNKYVKYEKKKKSQEKSADRNDLKKNIIKGKNDIKKNNNKKNNNNKNNNNKNNNNNNNNKSSNMKKKKNNNDKYSMQIKYKNILNDENLSKSKKRKLIKEHRKKEMIENYDYYKKLKIHLNDLLKSKNDKEEKKRQVGILYNEIKKTDIDKFARTNLGYHIITSLIIYRNKDEIYNKLFKYFYDKCFNDICTYHFISLIFQCFYNHGNDDMKNDIYLWLLKNVKTYLSKFGCRLWHIVFKKSKSHLRLRMVNSLIMPNMNDLKNISSEIFKKPTKEMFESFSEQNQKVLKKYMIEFIENIVEKEMLYNMVSHNIILVACEILDEEELINLMDIIHEGCEYLITTYIGNNALIYLLGYSTNKHKKILIKILKNDIIDLCKNSVNFLLIIRLLKITDDTKILNEFIVKKITANLEDILNDYYGFYVILEFFYNIEQMDKDKFLYVDWKHLIYSKAPKSIKDGEKRKNEIIRPVIDQLQLIFKDRNKLNKYMKDKKYLILIYEYLCHAELCDEVLNNLFIMMEECIDYIKNGGIQHSDLYNNNGKGNNEGINNELNMNTDMNINNKDDININDNDDININNKDDININNDDDININNDDDININNNDDMNIKNNDDMNKNNNDDNISLPYVKNIISLFIKIFMSTNNTNLAHKIIDNNNNNNKLYKKITDLFLLNLQIILKSDFVKLFNCLILFLKENDHNIYEQVISTARSLNNNDIYEELKKTLPKVNHFCKYLELVVVNE, from the coding sequence atgaccAAGAAGGTTGGAAAATGGAAAAGCAAAAAAAGCAAGGACAAAGTTTATTACAATAAAAATGGTTTgcataatataaaaaagggAAGGAATAAAGTgaatgatgataataataagaataatatagaaaaagagaaagctacaaataaatatgtgaaatatgaaaaaaaaaaaaaaagtcaAGAAAAATCTGCAGATAGaaatgatttaaaaaagaatattataaaagggaaaaatgatattaaaaaaaataataataaaaaaaataataataataaaaataataataataaaaataataataataataataataataaaagtagtaacatgaaaaaaaaaaaaaataataatgataaatattcaatgcaaataaaatataaaaatattttgaatgatgaaaatttatcaaaatccaaaaaaagaaaattaataaaagaacatcgaaaaaaagaaatgatTGAAAATTAcgattattataaaaaattaaaaatacatttaaatGATTTATTGAAATCGAAAAATGATAAGGAAGAGAAAAAAAGGCAAGTAGGAATATTATACAATGAAATAAAGAAAACAGATATAGACAAATTTGCTCGTACTAATTTAGgatatcatataataacatccttaataatatatagaaataaagatgaaatatataataagttatttaaatatttttatgataaatgttttaatgatatatgtacatatcattttatttcattaatatttcaaTGTTTCTATAATCATGGTAATGATGATATGaaaaatgatatttatttatggttattaaaaaatgtgaaAACGTATTTAAGTAAATTTGGATGTAGATTATGGCATAtagtttttaaaaaatccAAAAGTCATTTAAGATTAAGAATGGTAAATTCTTTAATCATGCCTAATATGaatgatttaaaaaacatatcatccgaaatttttaaaaaaccAACAAAAGAAATGTTTGAATCATTTAGTGAGCAGAATCAAAAGgttttaaagaaatatatgattgaatttattgaaaatattgtagaaaaagaaatgttatataatatggtgtctcataatattatattagtTGCATGTGAAATATTAGATGAAGaagaattaataaatttaatgGATATTATACATGAAGGTTGtgaatatttaataacAACATATATTGGTAATAATGctttaatttatttgttaGGATATAGTacaaataaacataaaaagatattaatcaaaattttaaaaaacgATATTATTGATTTATGCAAAAATAGTGTTAATTTCTTGTTAATTATTAgattattaaaaataacagATGATACAAAAATTCTAAATGAATttattgtaaaaaaaattacagCAAATTTagaagatatattaaatgattattatggtttttatgttattcttgaatttttttataatattgaaCAAATGGATAAagataaatttttatatgttgATTGGaaacatttaatatattctaaAGCACCAAAAAGTATAAAAGATGGcgaaaaaagaaaaaatgaaatcATAAGACCCGTAATAGATCAATTacaattaatatttaaagacagaaataaattgaataaatatatgaaagataaaaaatatcttatactaatatatgaatatttatgtCATGCAGAATTATGTGATGAAGtcttaaataatttattcattATGATGGAAGAGTGTATCGACTATATCAAAAATGGAGGCATACAACATAGCGATctgtataataataatggtaAAGGAAACAATGAAGGTATAAATAATGAGCTAAATATGAACACAGACAtgaacataaataataaagatgatattaatataaatgataatgatgatattaatataaataataaagatgatattaatataaataatgatgatgatatcaatataaataatgatgatgatatcaatataaataataatgacgacatgaatataaaaaataatgacgacatgaataaaaataataatgatgataatatttcCTTACcttatgtaaaaaatattatttcattgtttatcaaaatttttatgtCAACCAATAATACAAACCTTGcacataaaataatagataataataataataataataagttatataaaaaaataacagATCTATTCCTTTTAAatttacaaataatattaaaatctGATTTTGTGAAATTATTCAATTGtctaatattatttcttaaagaaaatgaccataatatatatgagcAAGTTATATCTACTGCACGATCATTAaacaataatgatatatatgaagaGCTAAAGAAAACACTTCCCAAGGTTAATcatttttgtaaatatcTTGAATTGGTTGTCGTCAACGAATAG
- a CDS encoding hypothetical protein (conserved Plasmodium protein, unknown function), with translation MIYSIKYHLLCFLETLKIIILNIRIKKEKGQKNKRNNNKIINNICILFKYVWVLVLLLYHKDIWIVHSYHIKNNRTRKNSYNFLKPIKYDLFTHKKNVYTSNKHNKKKTILETFKGIIKKKYIIGSRVKEDYYDNIVENKNKISKKDVSKEINKNNNYFNNLCYSDMINKTVDEHVNFDDGIINYFVLNSNPNLSFLLNSNEKGKKIYTINIKNKKNVSEDLENDDNTSEEETTIKNEHSKNNNNSKNNNNSKNNNNNKNNINNKCRIKLKLKRGYMNEIYEREKKKLSIILSTLKDKSIFKKKKNKMKETILLLNGQTVKTEVIKQYLFHKLRLEYYESIRDQKKILTLDLWSKEINMSVENLKKLIVYIYKMKNLVQKEDEDLLIKTYFYNKTNMFTLFRNNYTDNDIPLDYDLLEKKEDTKNNNENNISHEISDDQDPSSNLINDKKNKKNMKKKNVQNDYNVNTPNYLKENDDILKRDHNTNNNNKNNENNYDIFMDYFDNAEKVLYNDCENLINVEVQKFMECIKDIVFFENSIYLIEKLENRPPLLEELTYAYNYDKDIFLKKLENKIKLSQKLLIYFIPLINSTVKRIEANFSSNLSEDDFLLVSLDAVKNGFKKYDVEKLGIKNLTKYVYIWAKNSTYNYYQKHKSFISISPHTYSEYNKIKKFEDSFLEKHNRKPNIKEISEGLNLSEERVEKALTSFVNIIDAEKPIVYHNNKSGNEEKNTYKDLIVNSDDIHSFNEIMYNDIVIKALRTFICKGLKKKINKLIIFMKFGLFLKKKIYTDEEICEILKISKKKFQKQFEDSLNEIKKYITKIKSNKSKLDTNFDFASYLNLTQYDFLGNDFSQIDI, from the coding sequence ATGATTTACAGCATAAAATACCAtcttttatgttttttagaaactttaaaaattatcattttaaatataagaattaaaaaagaaaagggacagaaaaacaaaagaaataataataaaataataaataacatatGCATATTGTTTAAATATGTATGGGTTTTAGTcctattattatatcataaaGATATATGGATAGTTCACTCctatcatataaaaaataataggacaagaaaaaatagttataattttcttaaacctataaaatatgatttatttacacacaaaaaaaatgtatacaCGTCAAATAAgcataataaaaaaaaaacaattttgGAAACCTTCAAaggaataataaaaaagaaatatattataggATCTAGAGTAAAAGAAGATTATTACGATAATATAgttgaaaataaaaataagatatCCAAAAAAGATGTAAGcaaagaaataaataaaaataataactattttaataatttatgttATAGTGATATGATTAACAAAACTGTAGATGAACATGTAAATTTTGATGATggtataataaattattttgtcTTAAATTCAAATCCAAACCTATCATTTCTACTTAATAGTAATGAAAAAGGAAAGAAAATTtatacaataaatataaagaataaaaaaaatgtttcaGAAGATTTggaaaatgatgataatacaTCAGAAGAAGAAACTactataaaaaatgaacacagtaaaaataataataacagtaaaaataataataacagtaaaaataataataacaataaaaataatattaataataagtGTAGAATAAAATTGAAACTAAAAAGAGGTTATATGaatgaaatatatgaacgagaaaaaaaaaagctTAGTATCATTTTGTCAACACTAAAAGATAAAAgcatttttaaaaagaaaaaaaataaaatgaaagaaaccattttattattaaatggTCAAACCGTTAAAACAGAAGTTATAAAACAATATCTATTTCATAAATTAAGATTAGAATATTATGAAAGTATAAGAgatcaaaaaaaaattttaacTTTAGATTTATGGTCTAAAGAAATTAATATGTCAGTAGAaaacttaaaaaaattaattgtttatatttataaaatgaaaaatttaGTACAAAAAGAAGATGAAGATTTATTAATCAAAAcctatttttataacaaaaCCAATATGTTTACACTATTTAGAAATAATTACACAGATAATGATATACCATTAGATTATGAtttattagaaaaaaaagaagataccaaaaataataatgaaaataatataagtCATGAAATATCAGATGATCAAGACCCATCATCAAATCTTATTAatgataagaaaaataaaaagaatatgaagaaaaaaaatgttcaaaatgattataatgtaaatactccaaattatttgaaggaaaatgatgatatattaaaaagagaTCATAatactaataataataataaaaataatgaaaataattatgatatatttatggattattttgataatgCAGAAAAGGTTTTGTATAATGATTGtgaaaatttaataaatgtaGAAGTACAAAAATTTATGGAATGTATTAAAGatattgtattttttgaaaattcCATTTATCTGATTGAAAAATTAGAAAACAGACCACCCTTATTAGAAGAATTAACGTATgcatataattatgataaagatatatttttaaaaaaattagaaaataaaataaaattatcaCAAAAActacttatatattttataccTCTTATTAATAGTACAGTTAAAAGAATAGAAGCAAACTTTAGCAGTAATTTAAGTGAAGATGATTTCTTATTAGTAAGTCTTGATGCTGTTAAAAATGGATTTAAGAAATATGATGTTGAAAAATTGggtataaaaaatttaacaaaatatgtatatatatgggCTAAAAATAGTacttataattattatcaaaaacataaatcgtttatatctatatctCCACATACTTATAgtgaatataataaaatcaaaaaattTGAAGATTCCTTTTTAGAAAAACATAATAGAAAACCCAATATCAAAGAAATTAGTGAAGGTTTAAATTTATCGGAAGAAAGGGTTGAAAAAGCTCTCACATCATTTGTTAATATCATAGATGCAGAAAAACCTATAgtttatcataataataaatctGGAAAcgaagaaaaaaatacatataaagaTTTAATAGTTAATTCAGATGATATACATAGCTTTAATGAAATTATGTATAATGATATAGTAATAAAAGCCTTGAGAACATTTATTTGTAAGGGgttgaagaaaaaaataaacaaattaattatatttatgaaattCGGAttattcttaaaaaaaaaaatctatacagatgaagaaatatgtgaaatattaaaaatttcaaaaaaaaaattccaAAAACAATTTGAAGATTCTTtaaatgaaattaaaaaatatataacaaaaattaaaagtaATAAATCTAAATTGGATACCAACTTTGATTTTGCGTCTTATCTTAATTTAACACAGTATGACTTTTTGGGAAATGATTTTTCTCAAATAgatatataa
- a CDS encoding protein SYS1, putative, with protein sequence MLCLQSIYYSICSFTIFLIFTIYGFPRNIKYLFNTTSYFEGEAVLLYLFFIHIINSIIMSYFIKVIVKRTKKCLDYVLSCYLIHFLLCSIISGLSKSCNWYACFFLFVFLTIILSEYICYKEDIKEIRISSLRNEQD encoded by the exons ATGTTATGTTTACAGTCCATATATTATAGTATTTGTAGTTTtactatatttttaatattcaCGATATATGGATTTCCAAGAAATATTAAGTACCTCTTTAACACGACATCTTATTTTGAAGGGGAGGCTGTTTTATTGTATCTTTTctttatacatattataaattctattattat gtcatattttataaaagtaATCGTAAAAAGAACCAAGAAATGCTTGGACTATGTTTTATCATGTTACTTAATTcactttttattatgttcaATAATATCTGGATTATCAAAATCAT gTAATTGGTATGCCTGTTTTTTCCTATTTGTTTTTCTCACTATTATTCTTAGtgaatatatttgttataaggaagatattaaagaaattaGAATAAGCAGCTTAAGAAATGAACAAGACTAA
- a CDS encoding hypothetical protein (conserved Plasmodium protein, unknown function), which translates to MIGGEVVVEKNPSKKFCIAEKERLCESVIWEMLQSYYKKAAINAWKENVVPSFVTSNSKLAKDYARVIINYMKDWFNSNECDRNVPIYILEIGAGHGKFTYLILRALSKYKKYFKSMNLPERPFVYVFTDIAKDNITYCMNHDRLKKYINTRNSSDQTFTSKNHSYDDSEFEKNGTNIYYSSTDNSYNSDNSSNNETTYYSEEKFTNDPTYSMLDFAFFDGNETTDKIYLEVTKKYIPSNTPIVLICNYVLDSLLTDAWVVKGENDFKRALISVYSPNEEKDKTDADIMLRMTVSWDWESVNIDEEINKEETDNPSDYLRKYKDIYTVLKLYSYIDKHLSFVFPVGAFILFKRMLKLSNNKLLCLIGDKGYQSYEEFKGYRDPHMVVHGSLSFMVNLNAICLFFLSLGGYYIYTPYSDNFQIVTLLMHQKNYKKNEVQNDPELANISQVGKKKIQQDNIKEFYIIDFFKNYMKDNEQRSSMRDSMYDHKNNHTISNYNNNNNNCNNYYNNNYNCNNYYNNNDCKNKIFRYSKRRLFHENVYKKIKKINLKNLNNMTIKFGGTISSFYDNMEQFPPDVLINWQKSVIHNINHNPANVNIKELISLLRYSNYDSDVFFNIRNSFINLVTYPNINGRTEKDILLDIHECYKNYYSLKNDEDIADVCGHICMKFGEFEKSIFYLKESLRKFKHNRHSSTYINIASCYKVLRNYNKSLKFIRSSIKLSNKENKYKKYISPNNNSKYNQQHNNNSHSYDLLYNIQFCCNPITYAIIGINYYVQNDGIYYLSFENRIKLTHILLLTKEEESVLKYMNAKYKKSVYDKSTSKVNFSEIKIIKLYDDNKVTTLEKLCHQDNEQNDNNNNKKKKNSNNNDNNNNNNNSNSKKEDDANKTNIINPIKHISYQNVEYLKEKLSECFDKYEFQFCVIDAPWTIKSDIVEMVLNRNKHIFTYGTLSDSSKRSEDVILKYKEKSQQISWINNNYIHDESLYESRSSLHYIQGVTSVTVTHFSMNLYNNMNKNISSKEILINDLCSILNMLQIILNLNLTGLTSNFLKKNENNNNNNINKNNNSNNVLYHTEDKTMESETDKREHEANNTLSQEEHTNNKCDVKEKNNNMVEQDIYDEDHYYCLSGITMFSQHKNISENSSVYCNYLLMNNKNEEFITKINIVGVNGSLCLKKTISNWSIQIFNVNNEKIYDKSGRIATGQNSNDVFINQYLIKTDGKCNNIQHYKEYDLKASCKDSSETIDSDIDILELSSECSSDNDENKDHENNEEDKNKDEMLNDSVETDIIPDNNYNKLLIDRNLEILKNVPGKRFYTTDKEIYENMNLDENFIDISVNNNCFYSRIIEGINMSYNKGGIMIHFKYNMV; encoded by the coding sequence atgatTGGAGGAGAAGTGGTTGTTGAAAAGAATCCATCtaaaaaattttgtatTGCTGAAAAGGAGAGATTATGTGAAAGTGTAATATGGGAAATGTTACAAAGTTATTATAAGAAAGCTGCTATTAATGCATGGAAAGAAAATGTAGTTCCATCATTTGTTACTAGTAACAGTAAGCTAGCTAAGGATTATGCTCgagtaataataaattatatgaaagaTTGGTTTAATAGTAATGAATGTGATCGTAATGttcctatatatatattagaaatTGGTGCAGGTCATGGGAAATTCACCTATTTAATTTTGAGAGCtttatcaaaatataagaaatatttcAAAAGTATGAATTTACCTGAAAGACCTTttgtatatgtatttacAGATATCGCGaaagataatataacatattgTATGAATCATGATAgattaaagaaatatattaatacaagAAATAGTAGTGATCAAACGTTTACTAGTAAAAATCATTCATATGATGATTCTGAATTTGAGAAAAATGGgacaaatatatattattcatcTACAGATAATTCTTATAACTCAGATAATTCTTCAAATAATGAAACGACTTATTATTCAGAAGAAAAGTTTACAAATGATCCTACATATTCTATGCTTGATTTTGCTTTTTTTGATGGGAATGAAACTACGgataaaatttatttagAAGTAACCAAGAAATATATACCTAGTAATACACCAATAGTTTTAATATGTAATTATGTTTTAGATTCCTTATTAACCGATGCTTGGGTAGTTAAAGGAGAAAATGATTTCAAAAGAGCATTAATATCAGTATATTCACcaaatgaagaaaaagataaaacAGATGCTGATATTATGCTTCGAATGACTGTATCATGGGATTGGGAAAGTGTTAATATTGATgaagaaattaataaagaagaaacaGATAATCCATCAGATTATTTAAggaaatataaagatatatatactgtattaaaattatattcttatattgATAAACATCTATCTTTTGTATTTCCAGTAGGTgcatttattttatttaaaagaatgTTAAAAttaagtaataataaattactCTGTCTAATAGGTGATAAAGGATATCAATCTTATGAAGAATTTAAAGGATATAGAGATCCACATATGGTCGTTCATGGTAGTTTATCATTTATGGTTAACTTGAATGCAATATgtcttttctttttatctttaggtggatattatatatatacaccTTATTCCGATAATTTTCAAATTGTCACATTATTAATGCaccaaaaaaattataagaaaaatgaaGTACAAAATGATCCAGAATTAGCTAATATTTCACAAGTAgggaaaaagaaaattcaacaagataatattaaagaattttatattatcgacttttttaaaaattatatgaagGATAATGAACAAAGATCAAGCATGCGCGATTCTATGTATGATCacaaaaataatcatacaattagtaattataataataataataataattgtaataattattataataataattataattgtaataattattataataataatgattgtaagaataaaatttttagATATTCCAAGAGAAGACTATTTCATGAGaatgtttataaaaaaattaaaaagatcAATCTGAAAAACTTAAACAATATGACCATAAAATTTGGAGGAACCATTTCTTCcttttatgataatatggAACAATTTCCACCTGATGTTTTAATAAACTGGCAAAAATCAgttattcataatattaatcATAATCCAGctaatgtaaatataaaagaacttatatcattattaagATATTCTAATTATGATTCAgatgttttttttaatattagAAATTCCTTTATAAATTTAGTTACATATCCAAATATAAATGGTAGAACagaaaaagatatattattagatattcatgaatgttataaaaattattattctttaaaaaatgatgaagataTTGCTGATGTATGTGgacatatatgtatgaaaTTTGGAGAATTTGAAAAatctatattttatctAAAAGAAAGTTTACGTAAATTTAAACATAATAGACATTCAtcaacatatattaatattgcATCATGTTATAAGGTATTAcgtaattataataaatctTTAAAGTTTATAAGATCATCCATAAAATTAtcaaataaagaaaataaatataaaaaatatatatctccaaataataatagtaaatataatcaacagcacaataataattctcattcatatgatttattatataacatacAATTTTGTTGTAATCCTATTACATATGCTATCATAGGTATAAACTATTATGTACAAAATGAtggaatatattatctatCCTTTGAAAACCGTATCAAATTGACACATATTCTTTTACTTACAAAAGAGGAAGAATCAGTactaaaatatatgaatgcgaaatataaaaaatcGGTATATGACAAATCGACAAGTAAGGTAAATTTTTCAGAAATTAAgataattaaattatatgatgataataaagTTACTACATTGGAAAAATTATGCCATCAGGATAATGAACAGAATgacaacaacaacaacaaaaaaaaaaaaaatagcaataataatgataataataataataataataatagtaatagtaaAAAGGAAGATGATGcaaataaaacaaatattataaatcCTATTAAACACATTTCTTATCAAAATGTTGAATATTTAAAGGAAAAATTATCAGAATGTTttgataaatatgaatttcAATTTTGTGTTATAGACGCGCCTTGGACTATCAAATCTGATATTGTAGAAATGGTATTGAATAgaaataaacatatatttacatatgGTACCTTATCTGATTCTTCTAAACGTTCTGAAGATGtcattttaaaatataaagaaaaatctCAACAAATTAGCTggataaataataattatattcatGATGAATCACTATATGAATCCAGATCATCCTTACATTATATACAAGGAGTTACCTCAGTGACTGTTACGCATTTTAGCATGAActtatataacaatatgaataaaaacatttcatctaaagaaattttaataaatgattTATGTAGTATTTTAAATATGCTACAAATTATATTGAATCTAAATTTAACTGGATTAACATCTAActttttgaaaaaaaatgaaaataacaataataataatattaataagaataataacagtaataatgttttatatCATACGGAAGATAAAACAATGGAAAGCGAAACAGACAAGAGGGAACATGAAGCAAATAACACCTTATCACAAGAGGAACATACAAACAACAAATGTGAtgtaaaagaaaaaaataataatatggttgaacaagatatatatgatgaGGATCATTACTACTGCCTTTCAGGAATTACCATGTTTTCAcaacataaaaatatttcgGAAAACTCCAGTGTATATTGTAACTACTTATTAATGAATAATAAGAATGAAGAatttattacaaaaataaatatagtTGGTGTAAATGGTTCCCTCTGTTTAAAAAAGACCATATCCAATTGGTCCATTCAAATTTTTAACGttaataatgaaaagatTTATGACAAGTCAGGTAGAATAGCCACTGGACAAAATTCTAATGATGTATTTATCAAtcaatatttaataaaaactGATGGAAAATGTAACAATATTCAACATTATAAGGAATACGATTTAAAAGCTTCTTGTAAAGATTCAAGTGAAACAATCGATTCAGATATCGACATTTTGGAATTATCATCCGAATGTTCTTctgataatgatgaaaataaagatCATGAAAACAATGAAGAAGATAAAAACAAAGATGAAATGTTGAACGATTCAGTAGAAACAGATATTATACctgataataattataataaattattgATAGACCGAAATTTAGAAATACTCAAAAATGTCCCAGGAAAACGCTTTTACACAACagataaagaaatatatgaaaatatgaatttggatgaaaattttattgatatttctgttaataataattgcTTTTATTCACGAATTATTGAGGGAATAAATATGTCTTACAATAAGGGTGGAATAATGATACATTTTAAGTACAATATggtataa